From a single Pseudoliparis swirei isolate HS2019 ecotype Mariana Trench chromosome 12, NWPU_hadal_v1, whole genome shotgun sequence genomic region:
- the stum gene encoding protein stum homolog, with the protein MAQKEGGKAQMRVKTGEHLGAKAIAGAPIAGGGVVVEVREKKGPLRAAIPTMPFPLAVICLFLNTFIPGLGTFISAFAVLCGARNELISERGVCCVFWLNVAAALIQILTAVVMVGWIMSIFWGMDMVILASYRDQSLPQDV; encoded by the exons ATGGCACAGAAAGAAGGAGGGAAAGCCCAGATGCGTGTTAAAACCGGGGAGCACCTCGGGGCCAAAGCCATAGCCGGGGCCCCGATCGCAGGTGGAGGAGTGGTGGTGGAGGTCAGGGAGAAGAAGGGACCTCTGCGGGCAGCCATACCCACCATGCCCTTCCCTCTGGCTGTCATCTGCCTGTTCCTGAACACCTTCATACCGGGACTCG GTACCTTCATCTCTGCGTTCGCGGTGCTGTGCGGAGCTCGCAACGAGCTGATCTCGGAGCGAGGCGTCTGCTGCGTGTTCTGGCTCAACGTGGCGGCGGCCCTCATCCAGATACTGACCGCGGTCGTCATGGTCGGGTGGATCATGAGCATCTTCTGGGGAATGGACATGGTCATCCTGGCAA GCTACAGAGACCAGAGTCTTCCTCAGGATGTCTGA
- the LOC130202851 gene encoding C-C motif chemokine 4-like, producing MMMMMMMKNPVALMTCSLLFLSLAVPAYQGSFGPDECCFNFISTRLPRNKVVSHKFTDERCSMDGVFFTMRNGAKICADPSEPWVKFLVKARERLRSNQPGRHL from the exons atgatgatgatgatgatgatgaagaacccCGTGGCTCTGATGACCTGCTCCTTGCTCTTCTTGTCTCTCGCTGTCCCGGCATATCAAG GCAGCTTCGGTCCAGACGAGTGCTGCTTCAACTTCATCTCCACGAGGCTGCCGAGAAACAAGGTGGTGAGCCACAAGTTCACCGACGAGCGCTGCTCAATGGACGGAGTCTT CTTCACGATGAGGAACGGAGCTAAAATCTGTGCCGACCCGTCTGAGCCGTGGGTCAAGTTCCTGGTCAAGGCCAGAGAGAGGCTCCGGAGCAACCAACCCGGACGCCATCTTTAA
- the ehd3 gene encoding EH domain-containing protein 3, with protein sequence MFSWLGTDDRRKKDPEVFQTVSEGLKKLYRTKLLPLEESYKFHEFHSPALEDADFDNKPMVLLVGQYSTGKTSFIRYLLEQDFPGMRIGPEPTTDSFIAVMHGDTEGIIPGNALVVDPKKPFRKLNAFGNAFLNRFVCAQLPNPVLESISVIDTPGILSGEKQRLSRGYDFAAVLEWFAERVDRIILLFDAHKLDISDEFSDVIKALKNHEDKIRVVLNKADQIETQQLMRVYGALMWSLGKIVNTPEVIRVYIGSFWSHPLLIPDNRKLFEAEEQDLFKDIQSLPRNAALRKLNDLIKRARLAKVHAYIISALKKEMPAVFGKENKKKELIGSLGEIYKRIEREHQISPGDFPNLKKMQDQLNSQDLNKFQPLKLKLLEAVDDMLCHDIAGLMELVRQEENQRPNPVVKGGAFDSTSDGPFGHGYGEGAGEGIDDAEWVVVRDKPAYDEIFYTLSPVNGKVTGANAKREMVKSKLPNTVLGKVWKLADIDKDGMLDDEEFALANHLIKVKLEGHELPSELPAHLVPPSKRKIPE encoded by the exons ATGTTCAGCTGGCTTGGGACCGACgacaggaggaagaaggatccggaagtctttcagaccgTCAGCGAAGGACTCAAGAAGCTCTACAGAACCAAACTCCTGCCGCTGGAGGAGAGCTACAAGTTCCACGAGTTCCACTCGCCGGCTCTGGAGGATGCGGACTTTGACAACAAGCCCATGGTCTTACTGGTGGGACAGTACTCCACCGGCAAGACCAGCTTCATACG CTACCTGTTGGAGCAGGATTTCCCCGGCATGCGGATCGGCCCCGAACCCACCACGGATTCCTTCATCGCGGTGATGCACGGCGACACCGAAGGAATCATCCCCGGCAACGCTTTGGTGGTCGACCCCAAGAAGCCCTTCAGAAAGCTCAACGCGTTTGGAAACGCATTCCTCAACAG gtttgtgtGTGCCCAGCTGCCTAACCCGGTGCTGGAAAGCATCAGCGTGATTGACACACCAGGAATTCtgtcaggagagaaacagagactaAGTCGAG GCTACGACTTCGCCGCCGTCTTGGAGTGGTTCGCAGAGCGAGTGGACCGGATCATATTACTGTTTGACGCCCACAAACTGGACATCTCCGATGAGTTCTCCGATGTGATCAAAGCCCTGAAGAACCACGAAGACAAGATCAG GGTTGTGCTGAACAAGGCGGACCAGATAGAGACCCAGCAGCTGATGAGAGTGTACGGAGCCCTGATGTGGTCACTGGGGAAAATCGTCAACACCCCTGAG GTGATCCGCGTCTACATCGGGTCGTTCTGGTCCCACCCGCTGTTGATCCCAGACAACAGGAAGCTGTTCGAAGCGGAGGAGCAGGATCTGTTCAAGGACATCCAGTCTTTGCCGAGGAACGCGGCGCTCCGAAAACTCAACGATCTGATCAAGAGGGCGAGACTGGCCAAG GTCCACGCCTACATCATCAGCGCTCTGAAGAAAGAGATGCCCGCCGTGTTCgggaaggagaacaagaagaaggaactCATCGGCAGCCTCGGAGAGATCTACAAACGCATCGAACGAGAGCATCAGATATCGCCCGGAGACTTTCCCAATCTGAAGAAGATGCAG gatcagCTCAATTCTCAGGATCTCAACAAATTCCAGCCTCTGAAGCTGAAGCTCCTGGAGGCGGTGGACGACATGCTGTGCCACGACATCGCCGGCCTAATGGAGCTGGTGCGCCAGGAAGAGAACCAGCGGCCCAACCCGGTGGTGAAGGGCGGCGCGTTCGACAGCACGTCGGACGGCCCGTTCGGCCACGGCTACGGCGAGGGGGCCGGCGAAGGCATCGACGACGCCGAGTGGGTCGTCGTCCGAGACAAGCCGGCCTACGACGAGATCTTCTACACGCTGTCGCCGGTCAACGGCAAGGTGACCGGCGCCAACGCCAAGAGGGAGATGGTGAAGTCGAAGCTGCCCAACACGGTGCTGGGGAAGGTGTGGAAGCTGGCCGACATCGATAAGGACGGGATGCTCGACGACGAGGAGTTCGCGTTGGCCAACCACCTGATCAAAGTGAAACTGGAGGGCCACGAGCTGCCGTCGGAGCTGCCCGCACACCTGGTGCCTCCTTCCAAGAGGAAAATACCAGAGTAA